The proteins below come from a single Antennarius striatus isolate MH-2024 chromosome 18, ASM4005453v1, whole genome shotgun sequence genomic window:
- the LOC137612891 gene encoding complement C1q subcomponent subunit C-like gives MASQWLCCSTAVALLVAHVGLAVTQSCGHPGIPGIPGTHGLNGLDGLKGEKGDPGDEVQPVRGQKGMQGLSGPPGRPGLRGDMGLPGPPGNPGQPGEKGRPFSPSDQRQSFFSHKRMISQVPEVDTDINFDRVILPELDQQFQGESLINGSFKCVVSGVYFFSYHVSAKSRVCLNLVKNGNSHMSLCDTSEGYLVTSGSAVLQLEFGDTVSMQTYGFSNLVTSYSSTNHIFTGFLIFPIS, from the exons ATG gcctCCCAGTGGCTGTGCTGCAGTACTGCAGTGGCGTTGCTCGTGGCTCATGTTGGCCTCGCTGTCACACAGTCTTGTGGCCACCCAGGGATTCCAGGGATTCCAGGCACTCATGGGTTAAATGGCTTAGATGGTCTCAAAGGAGAGAAGGGAGACCCTG GTGATGAAGTTCAGCCTGTCAGGGGCCAGAAGGGAATGCAAGGTTTGTCGGGCCCTCCAGGACGGCCCGGGCTGAGGGGTGACATGGGTCTTCCAGGGCCTCCCGGGAATCCTGGCCAGCCGGGTGAGAAGGGGAGGCCCTTCAGCCCCTCCGACCAGCGACAGTCCTTCTTTTCCCACAAACGGATGATATCACAGGTGCCAGAGGTTGACACGGACATCAACTTCGACAG AGTGATTTTGCCAGAACTGGATCAACAGTTTCAAGGAGAGTCGCTGATAAACGGATCCTTCAAGTGTGTCGTCAGTGGCGTCTATTTCTTCAGCTACCATGTTTCAGCAAAGAGCAGA GTGTGTCTGAATCTGGTGAAAAATGGCAACAGTCACATGAGTCTGTGTGACACATCGGAAGGATACTTGGTCACATCTGGGTCAGCAGTTCTGCAGCTGGAGTTTGGGGATACAGTCTCTATGCAGACGTATGGGTTCAGCAACCTGGTGACGAGCTACAGCAGCACCAACCACATCTTCACTGGCTTCCTGATCTTCCCCATCTCCTAA